The following coding sequences lie in one Vitis vinifera cultivar Pinot Noir 40024 chromosome 19, ASM3070453v1 genomic window:
- the LOC100263449 gene encoding desmethyl-deoxy-podophyllotoxin synthase: MELQFSFFPILCTFLLFIYLLKRLGKPSRTNHPAPKLPPGPWKLPIIGNMHQLVGSLPHRSLRSLAKKHGPLMHLQLGEVSAIVVSSREMAKEVMKTHDIIFSQRPCILAASIVSYDCTDIAFAPYGGYWRQIRKISVLELLSAKRVQSFRSVREEEVLNLVRSVSLQEGVLINLTKSIFSLTFSIISRTAFGKKCKDQEAFSVTLDKFADSAGGFTIADVFPSIKLLHVVSGMRRKLEKVHKKLDRILGNIINEHKARSAAKETCEAEVDDDLVDVLLKVQKQGDLEFPLTMDNIKAVLLDLFVAGTETSSTAVEWAMAEMLKNPRVMAKAQAEVRDIFSRKGNADETVVRELKFLKLVIKETLRLHPPVPLLIPRESRERCAINGYEIPVKTRVIINAWAIARDPKYWTDAESFNPERFLDSSIDYQGTNFEYIPFGAGRRMCPGILFGMANVELALAQLLYHFDWKLPNGARHEELDMTEGFRTSTKRKQDLYLIPITYRPLPVE, from the exons ATGGAGCTCCAATTCTCCTTCTTCCCTATCCTTTGCACCTTCCTTCTATTCATTTATCTGCTGAAGAGATTAGGAAAGCCATCCAGAACCAACCATCCTGCTCCGAAGTTACCACCAGGACCATGGAAGTTACCCATCATTGGAAACATGCATCAACTTGTTGGTAGTCTACCCCATCGCAGCCTAAGAAGCTTGGCCAAGAAACATGGACCCCTGATGCACCTACAGCTTGGTGAAGTTTCCGCCATTGTTGTTTCTTCAAGGGAGATGGCCAAAGAGGTAATGAAAACCCATGACATCATCTTTTCTCAAAGGCCTTGTATTCTTGCGGCAAGTATCGTATCTTATGATTGCACAGATATTGCTTTTGCCCCATATGGAGGTTACTGGAGGCAAATTCGAAAAATTTCCGTTCTGGAGCTTTTAAGTGCAAAGCGGGTCCAATCATTCAGATCAGTGAGGGAAGAGGAGGTGCTCAATCTTGTTAGATCAGTCTCTTTACAGGAGGGAGTATTAATCAATCTCACTAAGAGTATTTTTTCTTTGACATTTAGCATAATTTCCAGGACAGCCTTTGGTAAGAAATGCAAGGACCAAGAAGCATTCTCCGTAACTCTTGATAAATTTGCAGACTCAGCAGGGGGTTTCACCATTGCTGACGTGTTCCCTTCCATAAAACTGCTTCATGTGGTCAGTGGAATGAGGCGTAAACTTGAGAAAGTTCACAAAAAACTTGACAGGATACTTGGAAACATCATCAATGAACATAAAGCTAGAAGTGCAGCAAAAGAGACCTGTGAGGCTGAAGTAGATGATGATTTAGTTGATGTCCTTTTGAAAGTTCAGAAGCAGGGTGACCTTGAATTTCCCTTAACTATGGACAACATCAAAGCAGTTCTCTTG GACCTGTTCGTAGCTGGCACTGAGACATCATCTACAGCTGTGGAATGGGCCATGGCAGAAATGCTGAAAAACCCTAGAGTAATGGCAAAGGCACAAGCCGAGGTGAGAGACATCTTTAGTAGAAAAGGAAATGCTGATGAAACTGTCGTTCGTGAATTAAAATTCTTGAAGTTAGTCATCAAAGAAACTCTGAGACTGCACCCCCCTGTTCCTTTGTTAATTCCAAGAGAATCTCGAGAGAGGTGTGCAATTAATGGATATGAGATACCTGTCAAAACCAGAGTCATAATTAATGCATGGGCAATTGCAAGAGACCCCAAATATTGGACTGATGCAGAGAGCTTTAATCCAGAGAGGTTCCTCGACAGTTCAATTGATTATCAAGGTACTAATTTTGAATACATCCCATTTGGTGCTGGAAGGAGGATGTGCCCAGGAATATTGTTTGGTATGGCCAATGTTGAGCTTGCACTAGCACAATTACTCTACCATTTTGATTGGAAACTTCCAAATGGAGCAAGGCATGAAGAGTTAGACATGACTGAGGGCTTTCGCACATCaactaaaagaaaacaagatcTGTACTTAATTCCCATTACTTATCGTCCTCTGCCTGTTGAATAA